One genomic region from Sphingobacterium multivorum encodes:
- a CDS encoding SDR family NAD(P)-dependent oxidoreductase — protein sequence MKSQKVWFVTGASKGLGLSLVKELLAQGYLVVATSRTKQALEDEIGDQENFLPLEVDITDNKDVARAVLSAIDYFGKIDVLVNNAGYGQTGTLEELSDWEARRNFEVNVFGSLNAIRHIAPHMRLQQSGHIFNIASIGGLAGNYPAFGVYCSTKFAVAGFTEALAVEMEPFGVHTTLVYPGYFRTDFLSEGSLHTAANPIAAYVTARENEATHLHQIHGNQANDPQKAATLLIELSTLAQPPVHFLMGEDAYELAKNKINMLMTEIEKWKSYTVSTGFE from the coding sequence ATGAAATCACAAAAAGTATGGTTTGTCACTGGTGCTTCCAAAGGGTTAGGCCTCAGTCTTGTTAAAGAATTGCTCGCCCAAGGTTATCTTGTGGTTGCCACATCAAGAACAAAACAAGCCCTCGAAGATGAAATTGGCGATCAGGAAAATTTTCTGCCGCTTGAAGTGGACATTACCGATAACAAAGACGTTGCCCGGGCAGTACTCTCGGCCATTGATTATTTCGGAAAGATTGATGTATTGGTCAACAATGCCGGATATGGTCAGACGGGCACCCTGGAGGAACTCAGCGACTGGGAAGCACGCCGCAACTTCGAAGTGAACGTCTTTGGATCGCTTAATGCCATCCGGCATATTGCTCCCCATATGCGCCTTCAGCAATCGGGTCATATTTTCAATATAGCATCTATCGGCGGGCTCGCTGGAAATTACCCAGCCTTTGGTGTTTATTGCTCCACCAAATTTGCTGTCGCAGGCTTTACAGAAGCCCTCGCTGTCGAAATGGAGCCTTTTGGCGTACACACGACCTTGGTCTATCCCGGTTACTTCAGAACTGATTTTTTATCGGAGGGATCCTTACATACCGCAGCCAATCCGATCGCTGCGTACGTCACTGCCCGAGAAAACGAAGCTACCCATCTGCATCAGATCCATGGAAATCAGGCAAACGATCCCCAGAAAGCAGCAACCTTATTAATTGAGTTAAGTACGCTCGCACAGCCCCCAGTTCATTTTTTAATGGGCGAAGATGCGTATGAGCTGGCCAAAAATAAGATCAATATGCTTATGACCGAGATCGAAAAATGGAAAAGCTATACAGTATCAACGGGTTTTGAATAA
- a CDS encoding redoxin domain-containing protein encodes MLKENDVAPDFTLYATPDQKIRLSEFKGHNVILAFYPADWSPVCSDQMALYNEMLKYFKKYDAEIMGISVDSKWCHMAFAQSRKLHFPLLADFEAKGEVAKKYGVYDEEEGECKRALFVIDKEGVVAWSYLSPTAVNPGADGIIEALENLKSK; translated from the coding sequence ATGTTAAAAGAAAATGATGTTGCCCCTGATTTTACCTTGTACGCGACACCCGATCAAAAAATTAGATTATCAGAATTTAAGGGGCACAATGTGATATTGGCATTTTATCCGGCAGATTGGAGTCCGGTATGTAGCGATCAGATGGCCTTATATAATGAAATGCTCAAATATTTCAAGAAATATGATGCAGAGATAATGGGTATTTCCGTTGACAGCAAATGGTGCCATATGGCCTTTGCGCAATCCCGAAAGCTGCATTTTCCACTTCTGGCCGATTTTGAAGCTAAAGGCGAGGTCGCCAAGAAGTATGGTGTTTACGATGAAGAGGAAGGGGAGTGCAAGCGCGCGCTTTTTGTGATTGATAAGGAAGGGGTTGTTGCTTGGAGTTATCTGTCTCCGACTGCGGTCAATCCGGGTGCAGACGGTATTATCGAAGCATTGGAGAATCTTAAATCAAAATAA
- a CDS encoding DsbA family protein encodes MSLKPKVSNADHILGNGQADLTIVEYGDYQCPHCGAAHPIIKEMMAELGSQIRFVFRNFPLSEMHPYAKPAALAAEAAALQGKFWEMHDAIFENQNLLSERLLLDIAEQLDLDMPKFKSDLQDEALQDRVDGDFESGMLSGVNGTPTFFVNGQKFDGGAEDLVQILGEN; translated from the coding sequence ATGTCATTGAAACCGAAGGTCAGCAATGCTGACCATATATTGGGAAATGGCCAGGCCGATCTGACCATTGTTGAATATGGGGATTACCAATGTCCGCATTGTGGTGCAGCTCATCCAATTATAAAAGAAATGATGGCCGAACTGGGAAGCCAGATCAGGTTTGTATTCCGCAATTTTCCGCTATCGGAGATGCACCCCTATGCAAAACCCGCAGCATTGGCGGCGGAGGCTGCAGCACTGCAAGGGAAATTTTGGGAGATGCATGATGCCATTTTTGAAAACCAAAACTTGCTGAGTGAAAGATTGCTGCTGGATATCGCCGAGCAACTGGATTTGGACATGCCAAAGTTTAAATCTGATTTGCAGGACGAGGCGTTACAGGATCGTGTAGATGGCGATTTTGAAAGCGGTATGCTGAGCGGCGTTAATGGGACACCGACATTTTTTGTTAATGGACAGAAATTTGACGGTGGAGCGGAAGATCTGGTTCAAATATTAGGTGAAAACTGA